In one Rhopalosiphum padi isolate XX-2018 chromosome 3, ASM2088224v1, whole genome shotgun sequence genomic region, the following are encoded:
- the LOC132928022 gene encoding pseudouridylate synthase RPUSD2-like isoform X1, with product MLKFKVVCMSYGRIGFGIQRFIKLFSKNSFAVSQKNMENNLLQHSSSLIRNKSDVGVQCSTLNDLETTDCKSDECSATNEDDCQENPDLLQISKRKLDGQDGHAKKPKKVKLDPVLIKRPGYTAERFDETSYYIENGLRKVYPYYFTFTTYTKGRWVGRTLMDVFGEEFRAHSSVEYERHIEKGSLTINNERVTADYVLKHNDLLANVVHRHEVPVANGTIDVIHLDDDIVVVNKPSSIPVHPCGRYRHNTMIFMLAKEHGLRDLKTIHRLDRLTSGVLMFGRTQNRARTLEAQIRDRIVNKLYVCRVDGRFPESVECEQPIEVISYKIGVCKVSPSGKQCSTSFQLIGYNEKANFSVVFCKPRSGRMHQIRVHLQYLGYPIQNDPLYNDTVFGPEKGRAGNFGKTDEQLVQDLIHAHNAENWSVTDDGLPILPVADGILPVLPEAENGRPVKDCAMADMSTQTGIDVPDGGFDETKLTVDAHCQECKIRYKDPEPADLVMYLHALRYSGPDWAYETPMPAWADVNWQEP from the exons CTTAAAttcaa AGTTGTATGTATGTCGTATGGTCGAATTGGATTCGGAATTCAGcgattcataaaattgttttcaaagaaCTCGTTTGCTGTTTCgcaaaaaaatatggaaaataatttattacaacattCGTCTTCGCTTATTCGCAATAAATCAGACGTTGGGGTACAGTGTTCCACACTAAACGATTTAGAAACGACCGACTGTAAATCTGACGAATGTTCGGCTACCAACGAAGACGACTGTCAAGAAAATCCAGATTTATTGCAGATAAGTAAACGTAAACTTGATGGTCAGGACGGGCACGCCAAGAAGCCCAAGAAAGTCAAACTGGATCCAGTTCTAATTAAGCGCCCAGGTTACACGGCCGAAAGGTTCGACGAAACGTCTTATTACATTGAAAATGGTCTGAGGAAGGTTTATCCTTATTATTTCACGTTCACCACCTACACCAAAGGACGATGGGTGGGCAGGACTCTGATGGACGTGTTTGGCGAGGAGTTTCGTGCCCATTCGTCCGTCGAATACGAACGGCACATCGAAAAGGGATCTCTGACAATAAACAATGAACGCGTGACCGCCGACTACGTATTGAAGCATAATGATCTTCTGGCGAACGTGGTGCATAGACATGAAGTGCCGGTGGCTAATGGCACGATCGACGTCATACACTTGGACGACGATATCGTAGTCGTCAACAAGCCCTCCAGCATTCCGGTGCACCCGTGCGGCCGTTATAGGCACAACACCATGATATTCATGCTAGCGAAAGAGCATGGTCTGAGAGACCTGAAGACCATCCATCGACTCGACCGGTTGACCAGCGGTGTTCTGATGTTCGGCCGGACACAGAACAGGGCGCGGACGCTGGAGGCTCAGATACGGGACCGGATAGTAAACAAACTGTATGTGTGCCGCGTCGACGGCAGGTTTCCAGAATCGGTCGAGTGCGAGCAGCCGATCGAGGTGATCAGCTACAAGATTGGTGTGTGCAAGGTGTCACCTAGCGGGAAACAGTGCAGCACGTCGTTCCAGCTGATAGGGTACAACGAGAAAGCGAATTTCAGCGTTGTATTCTGTAAGCCCCGTTCGGGTCGCATGCACCAAATCCGTGTTCATTTGCAGTACTTGGGTTATCCGATTCAAAACGACCCGTTGTACAACGACACGGTATTCGGCCCGGAGAAAGGCCGAGCCGGCAATTTCGGCAAGACCGACGAGCAACTGGTTCAAGACCTGATACATGCTCACAACGCTGAAAATTGGTCGGTGACCGACGACGGACTTCCTATTTTGCCGGTGGCAGACGGTATACTTCCGGTTTTACCTGAGGCCGAGAATGGACGGCCGGTGAAGGATTGTGCGATGGCCGACATGTCCACACAAACCGGAATCGACGTGCCGGACGGAGGATTTGACGAAACAAAGCTCACGGTAGACGCTCACTGTCAGGAGTGCAAGATCCGTTACAAGGATCCAGAACCCGCAGATCTTGTCATGTACCTGCATGCCTTGAGGTATAGTGGGCCGGACTGGGCGTACGAAACGCCTATGCCCGCATGGGCCGATGTCAATTGGCAAGAGCCATGA
- the LOC132928022 gene encoding pseudouridylate synthase RPUSD2-like isoform X2: MSYGRIGFGIQRFIKLFSKNSFAVSQKNMENNLLQHSSSLIRNKSDVGVQCSTLNDLETTDCKSDECSATNEDDCQENPDLLQISKRKLDGQDGHAKKPKKVKLDPVLIKRPGYTAERFDETSYYIENGLRKVYPYYFTFTTYTKGRWVGRTLMDVFGEEFRAHSSVEYERHIEKGSLTINNERVTADYVLKHNDLLANVVHRHEVPVANGTIDVIHLDDDIVVVNKPSSIPVHPCGRYRHNTMIFMLAKEHGLRDLKTIHRLDRLTSGVLMFGRTQNRARTLEAQIRDRIVNKLYVCRVDGRFPESVECEQPIEVISYKIGVCKVSPSGKQCSTSFQLIGYNEKANFSVVFCKPRSGRMHQIRVHLQYLGYPIQNDPLYNDTVFGPEKGRAGNFGKTDEQLVQDLIHAHNAENWSVTDDGLPILPVADGILPVLPEAENGRPVKDCAMADMSTQTGIDVPDGGFDETKLTVDAHCQECKIRYKDPEPADLVMYLHALRYSGPDWAYETPMPAWADVNWQEP, from the coding sequence ATGTCGTATGGTCGAATTGGATTCGGAATTCAGcgattcataaaattgttttcaaagaaCTCGTTTGCTGTTTCgcaaaaaaatatggaaaataatttattacaacattCGTCTTCGCTTATTCGCAATAAATCAGACGTTGGGGTACAGTGTTCCACACTAAACGATTTAGAAACGACCGACTGTAAATCTGACGAATGTTCGGCTACCAACGAAGACGACTGTCAAGAAAATCCAGATTTATTGCAGATAAGTAAACGTAAACTTGATGGTCAGGACGGGCACGCCAAGAAGCCCAAGAAAGTCAAACTGGATCCAGTTCTAATTAAGCGCCCAGGTTACACGGCCGAAAGGTTCGACGAAACGTCTTATTACATTGAAAATGGTCTGAGGAAGGTTTATCCTTATTATTTCACGTTCACCACCTACACCAAAGGACGATGGGTGGGCAGGACTCTGATGGACGTGTTTGGCGAGGAGTTTCGTGCCCATTCGTCCGTCGAATACGAACGGCACATCGAAAAGGGATCTCTGACAATAAACAATGAACGCGTGACCGCCGACTACGTATTGAAGCATAATGATCTTCTGGCGAACGTGGTGCATAGACATGAAGTGCCGGTGGCTAATGGCACGATCGACGTCATACACTTGGACGACGATATCGTAGTCGTCAACAAGCCCTCCAGCATTCCGGTGCACCCGTGCGGCCGTTATAGGCACAACACCATGATATTCATGCTAGCGAAAGAGCATGGTCTGAGAGACCTGAAGACCATCCATCGACTCGACCGGTTGACCAGCGGTGTTCTGATGTTCGGCCGGACACAGAACAGGGCGCGGACGCTGGAGGCTCAGATACGGGACCGGATAGTAAACAAACTGTATGTGTGCCGCGTCGACGGCAGGTTTCCAGAATCGGTCGAGTGCGAGCAGCCGATCGAGGTGATCAGCTACAAGATTGGTGTGTGCAAGGTGTCACCTAGCGGGAAACAGTGCAGCACGTCGTTCCAGCTGATAGGGTACAACGAGAAAGCGAATTTCAGCGTTGTATTCTGTAAGCCCCGTTCGGGTCGCATGCACCAAATCCGTGTTCATTTGCAGTACTTGGGTTATCCGATTCAAAACGACCCGTTGTACAACGACACGGTATTCGGCCCGGAGAAAGGCCGAGCCGGCAATTTCGGCAAGACCGACGAGCAACTGGTTCAAGACCTGATACATGCTCACAACGCTGAAAATTGGTCGGTGACCGACGACGGACTTCCTATTTTGCCGGTGGCAGACGGTATACTTCCGGTTTTACCTGAGGCCGAGAATGGACGGCCGGTGAAGGATTGTGCGATGGCCGACATGTCCACACAAACCGGAATCGACGTGCCGGACGGAGGATTTGACGAAACAAAGCTCACGGTAGACGCTCACTGTCAGGAGTGCAAGATCCGTTACAAGGATCCAGAACCCGCAGATCTTGTCATGTACCTGCATGCCTTGAGGTATAGTGGGCCGGACTGGGCGTACGAAACGCCTATGCCCGCATGGGCCGATGTCAATTGGCAAGAGCCATGA
- the LOC132925215 gene encoding uncharacterized protein LOC132925215 — MSIDEKKVQAKLNDRSVVMIKLYSGIVLGSRLIAEMFGKEPRLSDRVESHHHSITRCYSHYARCSAGSDNCCDAGPSCGRANPRPSDVGRASCDGEAAGRTAASSPVYQDQGVMQSAQPVRARVPVPCPCSAEPSRRQDRTADSIDSSRFHTPSRSGPPAAQIPLNRRNTYDVQPPPCGDQNARRCDFDVEPEPQNDRRATYDVSQPCAALRNDRRATYDVSQPCAALQNDRRATYDVSQPCAALQNDRRATYDVSQPCAALQNDRRSTACSEPPARASSCGSGARNLTLPFSMTGTIQLSGFEDLSPVRQPPHNRQSSCSGLHDTDGDINDFLDNHLNYDMVAPRAVALPGQQYVRIDESAANTTPEGWRMTIHNRSSLGSQAMGIPSPPCDFGSCRSRNTSADHHSLPFGLNDSFVIGAPRDRQSRARSAAPACSSSSRNNRRRDTFDRCTR; from the coding sequence ATGTCGATCGATGAAAAGAAAGTCCAAGCGAAATTGAACGATCGATCTGTCGTGATGATAAAACTGTATTCCGGGATCGTCTTAGGTTCTCGTCTGATCGCCGAAATGTTCGGCAAAGAACCGCGTCTGTCCGACCGCGTCGAAAGTCACCACCACTCGATTACGCGGTGCTATAGTCATTACGCTCGGTGCAGCGCCGGAAGCGATAACTGTTGCGACGCCGGCCCGAGCTGTGGCCGCGCCAACCCACGACCGTCGGACGTCGGACGTGCGTCGTGCGATGGCGAAGCCGCCGGCCGAACGGCCGCTTCTAGTCCGGTGTACCAGGACCAAGGCGTCATGCAATCCGCCCAGCCAGTGCGCGCCAGGGTGCCGGTCCCGTGCCCGTGCAGCGCCGAACCGTCCAGGAGACAGGACCGGACGGCCGACTCGATCGATAGTTCCAGGTTCCACACGCCCAGCCGATCGGGACCGCCGGCGGCGCAGATTCCTCTGAACAGGCGCAACACTTACGATGTGCAGCCGCCACCGTGCGGTGATCAAAACGCCCGGCGGTGTGATTTTGACGTGGAGCCGGAGCCCCAAAACGATCGGCGGGCCACTTACGACGTGTCGCAGCCGTGCGCAGCGCTCCGAAACGACCGGCGGGCCACTTACGACGTGTCGCAGCCGTGCGCCGCGCTCCAAAACGACCGGCGGGCCACTTACGACGTGTCGCAACCGTGCGCCGCGCTCCAAAACGACCGGCGGGCCACTTACGACGTGTCGCAACCGTGCGCCGCGCTCCAAAACGACCGGCGGAGCACCGCTTGCAGTGAGCCGCCGGCGCGAGCGTCCAGTTGCGGTTCGGGGGCGCGCAACCTGACCTTACCGTTTTCGATGACCGGCACCATCCAGCTGAGCGGGTTCGAAGACCTGTCGCCGGTGCGACAGCCGCCGCACAACAGGCAGTCGTCGTGCAGCGGGCTCCACGACACGGACGGTGACATCAACGACTTCCTCGACAATCATCTCAACTACGACATGGTGGCGCCGCGTGCAGTGGCCCTGCCCGGACAGCAGTACGTGCGCATCGACGAGTCGGCGGCGAACACGACGCCCGAAGGGTGGCGCATGACGATCCACAACCGCAGCTCGTTGGGTTCGCAAGCGATGGGCATCCCGAGTCCGCCGTGCGACTTCGGCAGCTGCAGATCGCGCAACACGTCGGCCGACCACCATTCCCTGCCGTTCGGCCTCAACGATTCGTTCGTCATTGGCGCGCCGCGCGACCGCCAGTCGAGGGCCAGGTCGGCCGCGCCCGCGTGCAGCTCGTCGTCCCGCAACAACCGCAGGCGCGACACTTTCGACCGGTGCACCCGCTAG